One Trachemys scripta elegans isolate TJP31775 chromosome 4, CAS_Tse_1.0, whole genome shotgun sequence genomic region harbors:
- the PTGDR gene encoding prostaglandin D2 receptor isoform X2: MAAAEYSCRDSRAIQGGESALPSSLLFSAGLLGNLLALFLLGQQRLRRGRPPRASAFYLLVSGLAVTDLLGKCLLSPMVLVAYARNRSLSELWPGGGEPGRLCQLFAFLMAFFGLAPTLLLLAMALECWLSLGHPYFYQRHLRRCRRAAALLAPAAAAALGALFCALPLLGFGATVQYCPGTWCFIRMAGGSAPARGYSVLYASLLGALGLAIGLCNLASMRSLYRMARRSHRRSVPTAGRAPAGPRMEELDHLVLLALMTVLFTVCSLPLISHFSTRTHSLKETRVCSGTCPMY; encoded by the coding sequence ATGGCCGCCGCCGAGTACAGCTGCCGGGACAGCCGCGCCATCCAGGGCGGCGAGTCGGCGCTGCCCAGCTCGCTGCTGTTCAGCGCCGGGCTGCTGGGGAACCTGCTCGCCCTCTTCCTGCTGGGCCAGCAGCGGCTGCGGCGCGGGCGGCCCCCGCGGGCCTCCGCCTTCTACCTGCTGGTCAGCGGGCTGGCGGTGACCGACCTGCTGGGCAAGTGCCTGCTCAGCCCCATGGTGCTGGTGGCCTACGCGCGCAACCGGAGCCTGAGCGAGCTGTGGCCgggcggcggggagccgggccgcctGTGCCAGCTCTTCGCCTTCCTCATGGCCTTCTTCGGGCTGGCGcccacgctgctgctgctggccatggcCCTGGAGTGCTGGCTCTCGCTGGGCCACCCCTACTTCTACCAGCGCCACCTGCGGCGCTGCCGCCGGGCCGCCGCCCTGCTGGCcccggccgccgccgccgccctgGGCGCCCTCTTCTGCGCCCTGCCGCTGCTGGGCTTCGGCGCCACCGTGCAGTACTGCCCGGGCACCTGGTGCTTCATCCGCATGGCCGGCGGCAGCGCCCCCGCGCGGGGCTACTCCGTGCTCTACGCCAGCCTGCTGGGCGCGCTGGGGCTGGCCATCGGGCTCTGCAACCTGGCCAGCATGCGCAGCCTCTACCGCATGGCCCGCCGCTCCCACCGCCGCAGCGTCCCCACCGCCGGCCGGGCCCCCGCCGGCCCGCGCATGGAGGAGCTGGATCATCTCGTCCTGCTGGCCCTCATGACCGTCCTCTTCACcgtctgctccctgcccctcatC